A DNA window from Pseudorasbora parva isolate DD20220531a chromosome 19, ASM2467924v1, whole genome shotgun sequence contains the following coding sequences:
- the LOC137047438 gene encoding uncharacterized protein in mobD 3'region-like — MADSECLITEFWLWNDLPYPIGQRRELQLADVELADVELADVELADVELADVELADVELADVELADVELADVELADVELADVELADVELADVELADVELADVELADVELADVELADVELADVELADVELADVELADVELADVELADVELADVELADVELADVELADLADVELADVELADVELADVELADVELADVELADVELADVELADVELADVELADVELADVELADVELADVELADVELADVELADVELADVELADVELADVELADVELADVELADVELADVELTDVELADVELADVELTDVELADVELADVELADVELADVELADVELVDVELADVELADVEVADVELAEC, encoded by the exons ATGGCTGACTCTGAGTGTCTCATCACGGAGTTCTGGCTGTGGAACGATCTGCCCT ATCCAATAGGACAGCGGCGTGAGCTACAGTTAGCGGATGTTGAGTTAGCGGATGTTGAGTTAGCGGATGTTGAGTTAGCTGATGTTGAGTTAGCGGATGTTGAGTTAGCTGATGTTGAGTTAGCTGATGTTGAGTTAGCTGATGTTGAGTTAGCTGATGTTGAGTTAGCTGATGTTGAGTTAGCTGATGTTGAGTTAGCGGATGTTGAGTTAGCAGATGTTGAGTTAGCTGATGTTGAGTTAGCTGATGTTGAGTTAGCTGATGTTGAGTTAGCGGATGTTGAGTTAGCGGATGTTGAGTTAGCTGATGTTGAGTTAGCGGATGTTGAGTTAGCTGATGTTGAGTTAGCTGATGTTGAGTTAGCGGATGTTGAGTTAGCTGATGTTGAGTTAGCTGATGTTGAGTTAGCGGATGTTGAGTTAGCTGATGTTGAGTTAGCTGAC TTAGCTGATGTTGAGTTAGCTGATGTTGAGTTAGCGGATGTTGAGTTAGCTGATGTTGAGTTAGCGGATGTTGAGTTAGCTGATGTTGAGTTAGCTGATGTTGAGTTAGCTGATGTTGAGTTAGCGGATGTTGAGTTAGCAGATGTTGAGTTAGCTGATGTTGAGTTAGCTGATGTTGAGTTAGCTGATGTTGAGTTAGCGGATGTTGAGTTAGCGGATGTTGAGTTAGCGGATGTTGAGTTAGCGGATGTTGAGTTAGCGGATGTTGAGTTAGCTGATGTTGAGTTAGCGGATGTTGAGTTAGCGGATGTTGAGTTAGCGGATGTTGAGTTAGCGGATGTTGAGTTAGCGGATGTTGAGTTAACTGATGTTGAGTTAGCGGATGTTGAGTTAGCGGATGTTGAGTTAACTGATGTTGAGTTAGCTGATGTTGAGTTAGCTGATGTTGAGTTAGCGGATGTTGAGTTAGCGGATGTTGAGTTAGCTGATGTTGAGTTAGTGGATGTTGAGTTAGCGGATGTTGAGTTAGCAGATGTTGAGGTAGCTGATGTTGAGTTAGCGGAATGTTGA